One segment of Choristoneura fumiferana chromosome 26, NRCan_CFum_1, whole genome shotgun sequence DNA contains the following:
- the LOC141442999 gene encoding uncharacterized protein, with protein sequence MNRANSADLICTACSGELTVGEEYLQCMVKNCDKLYHRLCTTQKLTMQEKDTWVCPECCAEHKKGGRNCDTPVGTPLTIKNIASRNKSGDTPPTLPSRPTMESSVMELEVQRMRDQMSLLSQQLASAVSTIAQYQIALSDYVVKFELLHDKFANLELALSSPRPSLVSVASGPDVDEAARSQKSKRKRETKDHEHRQSGRTGVPPALVTMNAPQAEQASHSGDQETGRVVLSDGEECDKVPEEEWREVRNRKKRYSSVRCTAGPEVTPLRAVEYRKYIHLWNMVSGADEILLYLRSLSPEGSFTVDELKSKGDYKSYKIGVPAALLERYLSADCWPVNARIRPWLFRKPGAKGPQS encoded by the coding sequence ATGAATAGAGCAAACAGTGCCGACCTAATATGCACTGCGTGTTCAGGAGAACTTACGGTTGGTGAGGAGTACCTGCAGTGTATGGTAAagaattgcgataagttgtacCATCGTCTATGTACTACCCAAAAGCTTACTATGCAGGAAAAGGACACATGGGTGTGCCCCGAATGCTGCGCTGAACATAAAAAAGGCGGACGTAATTGTGACACCCCCGTCGGCACGCCTCTTACCATAAAAAACATTGCAAGCCGAAATAAAAGTGGAGATACTCCTCCTACTCTGCCCTCGCGACCTACTATGGAGTCATCGGTGATGGAGCTTGAGGTGCAACGGATGCGAGATCAAATGTCTTTGCTTTCTCAGCAGTTGGCCAGCGCGGTTTCTACAATTGCGCAATATCAGATTGCTCTTTCTGATTATGTGGTGAAGTTTGAGTTGCTCCATGACAAGTTCGCGAATTTGGAATTAGCATTGTCGTCTCCCAGACCGAGTTTGGTTTCGGTGGCTTCTGGGCCGGACGTTGATGAGGCAGCCCGCAGTCAAAAATCCAAGCGGAAGCGTGAGACTAAAGACCATGAGCACCGTCAATCGGGGCGAACTGGGGTACCCCCAGCACTTGTTACCATGAATGCCCCACAAGCGGAGCAGGCGTCGCATAGTGGCGATCAGGAGACTGGCAGGGTTGTCTTATCGGACGGTGAGGAGTGCGATAAGGTGCCTGAGGAGGAATGGCGCGAAGTTCGTAACCGGAAAAAGCGTTACTCGTCGGTGCGTTGCACGGCTGGGCCGGAGGTTACTCCTCTCAGGGCGGTGGAGTACCGCAAGTACATTCATCTCTGGAATATGGTTTCAGGAGCAGATGAAATACTTCTATATCTGCGGTCACTAAGTCCTGAGGGTTCATTCACTGTCGACGAACTGAAGTCCAAGGGAGATTATAAGTCATATAAAATTGGAGTTCCGGCTGCGCTACTTGAAAGATATTTATCAGCGGATTGTTGGCCAGTGAATGCTCGTATTCGACCTTGGTTATTTCGAAAACCAGGCGCAAAGGGACCTCAATCATGA